The DNA region TCGAATTCTCTGTAAACGACCACGAAGACATCATGTACAAGAAGTGCTTCGAAAGCTGCATCAAAAAGTTCCTCTCACTGCCGAACGATCCTGCAGTTATCGCTCTTATCACAACATCAAAGGGCGGATATAACAGCCAGGCTCAGATGGAAGCATCAAGCAAGGTGTTTGACATTCCTGTTATCAGCATGCACAATGCTCTTCAGGGCGCTTTCAAGAGCGGATTCCTCAAGCAGAGCGACTACTTCTCAGATGAATACCATCCGCACAAGAACGGCGGACAGCTTGTAGCTGACTGTATGGCTTACTATACACGTCAGGCTATGAGAACTGAAAACCGCTCTGAATCATACAGCATACCGACCGGATCAAAATACGGTTCTGAATACTACACATGTATAAACGCTGATCCTGACAAGGATCTCCAGAATTTCAACGGCGGGTCATTCAAGAGAGGAAACGGATACAATTCACTTCCTTACAGCTATACATCAAGCGGCGGAGCGCCGATGACATTCAAGGCTAACGGCAAGGGACTTATCATTGTATTCAAGGCTAACAGCTCAGGAATGGGAAGCGTAAATGTAACTGTAAACGGCAAAACCACAAAGGTAAACGGCAACAAGCAGTATACATGGGGCGGTCCTGACGCTGAACTCGGTTACTATCAGGATACTGAAGGCGTTCTTGATGTTTCTATCTCAGCATCCGGAAACTTCACTATCTGGGGTCTCGGTCTTGTAAAATAAGATATCTTCAAAATACAATATATCAATTCACCCTCGTCTGTTTTCCCTCCATCTAATCAAGGAATCAGACAAGAAAAACGACTGCATAACGCAGTCGTTTTTTTCTATTGAAATATTAAGATGAATATGATAGAATTAATGGAGTAATAATAAGGAAACAATGAAAATAATCCTAAAAACACAGCTAAGATCCGGGTGTCCCCCAGCCCCGCTGTGATTTTCGGTTTAATAATGTTTCCTTAAATAAATGATCGGAGAATTCCAATGAAAAGCAATTATAAAGCAAAGACTGCATCAGCACAGTATGAACAGCAGAGCAACGTATTCGAAATGTGGCTTCTCTTCAAAGATAAACCGGTACGTCCTGAGGAACCTGTACTGAGAGCCGCTCTGGAAAGCAAATGCGGCAAAGTGGATGTAATCGCGTCAAGCCCTGAACTGACAAGCTTCGGCGTTAAACGTTTCATGAGTCATTTCAGGGACGCCGACCTTCCCGCTCAGGTAATGCTGGGAAACGTAATGCCGTTCAGACAGACTGACATCACCAATGCAGAACGTGCCCAGATAAGAGATATCAAAGACCGTGACACTTTTCTTTCATCATGCACGCACAAGATACTTGCCGCTGACATGATGGCCGCACTCGATACTGAACACAGAACACGTCTTCTGATGAACTGGCTTGAAGTAGTTACAGATATATTCAAAGACTGTGTCGCTGTATGGATTCCGTCCGGCGGAAAGCTCATTCCGGCAGATCTTATAAGAAGCGGAAAGGTGGAAAAGCAGGATCGTTTTGTATGCTTCTGCGTTAATGCACGTTTCTTTAAAATAGAAAAGACGGATGAAATGCTTGTTGACACACACGGTATGTGTGCTGTCGGACTTCCTGATATCCAGTGCCACTTTAAAAATCTTGATGCTGATGCGGTCGTAAACTATGTATACAACATAGCCTCGTTTGTAATGCAGAGCAGAGACCAGATAAAAGACGGCGACACTATTGAAGGACTTAACGCCGAAACATCAGAGTTCGACGAAAACGTTCTGTGGACAGTACGCTATGAAGATGCAATGGTACAGCCAATGCGTGCGGTAATCGATGTCTGTCCGGGAGAAAACGCTGCCGGCGAAAGAGAAAAGTAATAATCAGTCAGTAAAGGAGAATAATCATGCTTCCAAATGATCCGGCTATACTTCTTAGTGTAATAAACACAAAACTTCGTGATCAGTACAGTTCGCTTGCCGCTCTCTGCGACGATCTTGACGTTTCAGAAGACGAAATAAAAAAACAAGCTTGCAGGTATCGGATACGAATACGATGCCGCACAGAACAGATTCAGATAACCCCGGACGTAAAAAGTCAAAAGGAGAAAATGAGATGAATAATGAAGTCGAAACCAATATGGAAATAATGATGGTCCAGTTGTTATTTAACAGCAAACCAGAGTCACCGACAGCGGATAAAGTTAAAAAGGCACTTGAAAAATATCTTGGTGATCTCGGAGAAATTCCGTATGCAGAACCTTCCAAGATAAGTTCCGGAGACATGTTTATGTTTCCGCTTGAAAAATATAAAGTGGTAACTAAGGATCATCCGGACGGCATTCCTGCTATGGCGGTGTTTTTATCATCTGAGCCGGAATCCAGGATAGAAGTGGATGAAATGGCACGCTCTCAGTTCTGGGATGTACAGGACGGTGAAGCGATAATAAATGATTGTAAATACACTGTGCTTGTTCATACTATGCTCGGAATGGGACTTACCTATCAGGAACAGGCAGAGATACTGCTTGCTCAGGTCGGCGCAGCACTTGACTGTTATCCGGGATGTACTGGAATATATGCAACGCAGAGCGGAAAGCTTATTACTCCTGATAAATTTGAAAGCTTCAAAAAATACAGCGTGTCAGAAAGATTCATTGATCTCTTTGTCAATGCAAGATTCTTTAATATTTCTGATACAGATGAAATGGTAGTTGATACACTTGGATTCTATGTTTTCGGGGCTGCTGATGTACAGATGCATTTCAAAAACCTCGATCCGACTAATGTTGTAAATTACGTTTATAACATTGCGTCATACCAGTTCGACAACGGCTTCCCGATCCAGAGCGGTGAAACCATTGACAGTATTGATGAAAACGGTAATATTCAGATGAAACCGCAGTGGCCGGTACAGTACGAAAACTCACTTATAGATCCGCCAAGAAGCGTACTTGATATCAACTGCGGCAAATATGCCGGCGGAAAGAGATAAGACTGAAGGAAGTAAAAATTTGAAATATCAGAACATTACTCAGGCCTTATATCACGAACCCAAGCAGCTCAGCAATCTGAGCTGCTTTTTCAATTGCGCCGAAGGCGCATCCGCTTAAATGGAACGCCTATCGGCGTACTATTCCAGAAAAGGCACCCGTTGGGTGCCTTTTGAATAAGCGAGCGCTCGGCAGCGCACGAAAAACAGACTACATAACCCATGCGGTCACGCAGTCTGTTACTCTGTAATCGGTGATTTTCCAGTCTGCGACTGGAAAATTTCTATTTTATTTT from Ruminococcus sp. HUN007 includes:
- a CDS encoding DUF4261 domain-containing protein, with the translated sequence MKSNYKAKTASAQYEQQSNVFEMWLLFKDKPVRPEEPVLRAALESKCGKVDVIASSPELTSFGVKRFMSHFRDADLPAQVMLGNVMPFRQTDITNAERAQIRDIKDRDTFLSSCTHKILAADMMAALDTEHRTRLLMNWLEVVTDIFKDCVAVWIPSGGKLIPADLIRSGKVEKQDRFVCFCVNARFFKIEKTDEMLVDTHGMCAVGLPDIQCHFKNLDADAVVNYVYNIASFVMQSRDQIKDGDTIEGLNAETSEFDENVLWTVRYEDAMVQPMRAVIDVCPGENAAGEREK
- a CDS encoding DUF4250 domain-containing protein; amino-acid sequence: MLPNDPAILLSVINTKLRDQYSSLAALCDDLDVSEDEIKKQACRYRIRIRCRTEQIQITPDVKSQKEKMR
- a CDS encoding DUF4261 domain-containing protein yields the protein MNNEVETNMEIMMVQLLFNSKPESPTADKVKKALEKYLGDLGEIPYAEPSKISSGDMFMFPLEKYKVVTKDHPDGIPAMAVFLSSEPESRIEVDEMARSQFWDVQDGEAIINDCKYTVLVHTMLGMGLTYQEQAEILLAQVGAALDCYPGCTGIYATQSGKLITPDKFESFKKYSVSERFIDLFVNARFFNISDTDEMVVDTLGFYVFGAADVQMHFKNLDPTNVVNYVYNIASYQFDNGFPIQSGETIDSIDENGNIQMKPQWPVQYENSLIDPPRSVLDINCGKYAGGKR